AGCTAATGGAAGCCGGACGCGCGGTACAACGTGGCTTTGTAACGCCTGAGCGCACTACCCTTATTACCTCCACGCACCGTGTCTATTCCATTGCCGAAAAAACCGCAATGGGTGACGGTCGTGTAGATAGCGAAGCCCTAATCGAACATACCCGCGCTGCAGCCAAACAATACATTCATTTTGATATGGCACAAGCCGCTGAGGACTCTGGCAGTGTAATTAGTGCAGTCCTATTTGGTGCCTTATCCGCCTCTGGCGTCCTGCCCTTTAGTCGTGAGCAATTCGAACAAACGATTGAACGAGGTGGAGTTGGCGTTAAACCTAGCCTACGTGCATTCTCTAATGCCTATGCTCGTGTGGGCAATGATGGCGCAGCGGACGAGCAAACCGATGCCAAAACCATTGATGTTGCATCCGTTCAGCCCAAAAATCCTAAAGTCGCAGCCTTAGTGGATCGGGTACGCAACGAATTCGCTGCCGATGCGCAGTCTATTATTCTTGAGGGTGTACGTCGCCTCATTGATTTCCAAGACCTAGACTACGCCCAACTCTATATAGATCGTTTAGCCAAAGTACAGCGCCAAGCACACGCTGACGATACGGCTCTCATCCGTGAAACGGGACGTTTTTTAGCGTTGTGGATGTCTTTTGAGGACGCCATCCGTGTCGCTGAACTCAAAACACGTAGTAGCCGTTTTGAGCGTGTACAAAACGAAGTACGCCTCGATGAAGGTCAAATTTTGACTATTAACGAGTACATGCACCCTCGGGTTGAAGAGATCAGTGAAATCTTACCGTGTAAAAAACTAGGACGCTGGTTACTTAAACCTAGCTCATTAGGACACAAAACGCTCAGCAAGTTCACCACCGAAGGCCGCGTCATACGCACCAGCTCACTACGTGGCTTTATGTTGCTCAATACACTAGGTGGCTTAAAGCGCTGGCGTCGTAAAACACTGCGCTACGAAGTCGAGCAAGAGCGTATTGAAAAATGGTTAGATCGCATTGCTGCCAATGCCTCTGCTCACCCTGCCTTAGCGCTTGAAATTGCGCGTGCGCAGCGTTTGGTTAAAGGCTATGGTGATACCCATTTACGTGGTCTAAAGAATTTCCATACCGTAATGGATGCCTTAGACCGTAACGCAAATCGCGTGTCTCCCCATATTCTACAGACCATGCGTGATGCCGCCTTAGCTGACGAGCATGGCAAAGAGCTAGAAAAAGTGCTTAAACAGCACGCTTTAGCTTAAAAAAGCTGCTTATTTTTGATGATTTATTATGGTTAACGATAGGACTTAAATGCTTCACTACTAAACTATTTATAGTAGAATGCATTTAACTAATCGACAAAAATTATCGTTAACCATCACAAGTACAGCCTGTACATTGTGATGTACAGGAAAAGAACATGAAGCAAGACGCAGCAACGCTTGACGAGGTACTAGAGCAAAATCAAGACAGTGGTTACGAGGGCCGTTTAAGCCCTAAAGACCCAGCTAGCCTACGCTTGTGGCTACGTTTAATGACTTGTACCAAACAAATCGAGGACGAAATCCGTCGTCGCCTACGGGCTAATTTTGATATTTCATTGGCTCGATTTGACTATATGGCGCAACTGTATCGCTACCCAACAGGCCTAAAAATGGGGGAACTATCCCGCTATTTAATGGTGACGGGTGGCAACGTAACCGGTCTAACCGACGAGCTATCTCGCGAAGGCCTTGTGTCTCGTGAAAGCAGTCCCACCGACCGCCGTGCTTGGCTTCTACGCTTGACCCCTAAAGGCAAAAGTACTTTTGAGTTAATGGCTAAACAACACAACCAATGGGTTGCCGAGCTATTCGAAGGCCTAGATCACGACACCATAGAGCTCGTGCATCAGCATTTAGGACAACTACGTGTGCACTTATTAACCTTAATCAAATAAGGCACACCACAAAACATGATAAAGCTATGGTTTGGGTTAGCGCTTCCTGTCAGTTTTACCCAAATCTTGATTAACCAAAAGTGCAAACAGCGCTTAACGTAGTAAAGGTAAAAACATGGGATCAAAGCTGTACACAAGTGAACACCGTATCCGTTTTTCCGAATGCGACCCCGCTGGCATCGTTTTCTACCCACAATACTTTGTATTGTTTAATGACCTCCTAGAGCAATGGATTGACTCCATGCTTCCTGAAGGTTTTAGCGGTTTAATTGCACACAATAAAGTGGGCATGCCTACCGTTAATCTGCAAGCCGATTTCCGCTCTATCAGCAAAATGGGTGATGATGTTGTGCTCAGCCTTGGTGTTAAGAAAATCGGCAGCCGCTCCTTGCAATTACGTTTGCAATGTGTAGGCAAAGATGATGTTTTACGTATGGAAGTGCAACAAGTGATTGTCACAACCTCGCTTGTAACCCACCAAGCCATCGAAATTCCTGAATACCTTCGTACTCCCATGCAAGATTACTTGCTGGCCGACGAAGAAATCACAGCATAATTCGGCCATGACTTGGATAACAAGACAGCATACTAAGTAAAAAAGTACGGTTTACCTTTACCTATATACTTTACTTGTATACTATTTATTAATAAATATACTGACTTGAATATATCAACAACAGTAATTAACCATACGGGACAAAGCTATGAAAATCGTATGTATTGGTGGAGGCCCAGCTGGCCTATATTTTGGCCTGCTGATGAAATTGCAAAACCCCGAAAACGACATTGTGATCGTAGAGCGTAATCGCCCATACGATACCTTTGGCTGGGGCGTGGTGTTCTCTGACGCCACAATGGAGAACTTGCGAGCCGCTGATCCTGTATCAGCACAAACCATTGGTGATGCATTTAACCACTGGGATGATATCGAGACACACTACAAAGGCCGTGCTATCCGTAGCAAAGGTCATGGGTTTATCGGTATAGGTCGTAAAAAACTATTAAATATTCTACAAGCTCGCTGTGAAGAAGTCGGCGTAGAACTCGTATTTGAAACCATCGTAGAAGACGAAGTCGAAATCGCACGTAAATACAATGCAGATTTAGTCATCGCCTCCGACGGGATCAATAGCCGTATCCGCAACAAATACCCAGAAAGCTTCAAGCCCGATATCGATGAACGCAATTGTCGCTTTGTGTGGTTAGGCACGAAAAAAGTCTTTGATGCCTTTAACTTTATTTTTGTAGAAAATGAGCACGGCTGGTTCCAGGCTCATGCCTACCGCTTCGAAGATGGCCTATCTACGTTCATTGTAGAAACCCCGAACGAAACATGGGAAAAAGCTGGCATTGAAAACATGAGCCAAGAAGAAGGCATTAAGTACTGCGAAGAACTTTTCGCGCCGTACTTGGATGGCAATGAGCTCATCAGCAATGCATCACACCTACGCGGCTCTGCCATCTGGATTCGTTTCCCGCGCGTTATCTGTAACGAATGGGTACATTGGGAAAATGTAGACGGCAAAAAAACGCCATTTGTATTGATGGGTGATGCGGCTCATACCGCACACTTCTCCATTGGATCTGGTACTAAACTGGCTCTAGAAGACGCCATCTCTTTGGCTGAGCATCTACAAAACGATGCCTCCCTAGAAGAAGCCCTAGAGCAATACGGTAAAGTTCGCGGTGTAGGCGTACTACGCATCCAAAATGCAGCACGTAACTCAACCGAATGGTTTGAGAACGTCGCACGTTACGCCAATATGGCCCCAGAGCAATTCACTTACTCTATGTTGACTCGCTCGCAGCGTATCTCCCACGAGAACCTACGCTTACGTGACGCAGAGGGCATCGAGCAATTTGAACGTTGGTTTGCCAATGATGCTGGGATGAACTTGGCGGCAAATCAAACGCCTCCTCCACCCATGTTCACACCGTACAACTTACGTGACATGACGCTTAAAAACCGTATCGTTTTTGCGCCTACCCTTACCTACTCCGCCACCGATGGAATGACCAACTCCTTCCATCAAACACACTATGGCGCTCGCGCTTTAGGTGGTGCTGCCTTGGTTATGGCCGAAATGACAGCCGTTACTGCTGATGGTCGTGTGACCCCTGGTTGTACCGGTCTCTGGAATGACGATCAAACCGCGGCCTGGGCTCAAGTTGTAAAAACAGTACAAGACAGCGGCGCACAGATGGGCATACAGCTAGGTCATGCTGGTCGTCGTGGCTCTAAACAGGTCGGCTGGGAAAAAGCCAACAAACCACTTGCCTCGGGCAACTGGGATCTGATTTCTGCTTCTGCTCTTGCTTATGATGCTGACAGCGCAACACCTGCCGAAATGAGCCGAGCCCAAATGGATCAAATCCGTGACGCATTTGTTGCCGCCACTCAACGTGCTGATGCTGCTGGTTTTGACTGTATCGAACTACAAGCAGCCCAAGGCTACCTACTATCTAGCTTCATTTCACCTCTAACGAATCAGCGTAACGACGAGTTTGGTGGCAGCCTAAGCAATCGCATGAAATACCCCTTAGAGGTCTTTAACGCGATGCGCGCTGTTTGGCCAGAAAACAAACCAATGATGGTTCGTATCTCTGCAACAGATTGGGCAGACGGTGGTACAACCGTAGACGAAGCCGTCGAGATCTCACGTCTATTTAAAGCAGCAGGCGCTGATTTAGTGGATGTGTCCAGTGGCGAGGTTGTGGCCGATCAACAACCTATTTATGGTCGTATGTATCAAACCCCCTTTGCTGATCGTATTCGCAACGAGGCAGGTATTGCCACAATGGCCATCGGCTCCATCATGGAAGCCGACCATGCCAATAGCATTATTGCAGCAGGTCGCGCTGATCTTTGTGGTTTATCTAGAGGCTTTTTAGCCAATCCAAACTGGCCACTACACGAAGCGGCAAAACTGGGTTATCACGACATCACTTGGCCTAAACAGTATCGTTGGGGTCAAGACTGGCTAGAACGCAACGAAAACCGCCCTGTACTAAAAGGTTAAGGAGACACATCATGAGTGACGAACGTTACGATAGCTATAACGAAGACGTGATTGGACGTGCTAACGTGGCCGCAACCCCTGAATTGATCAAATACTACAAAGATTTGGAACAATTCGAAGCGGGTGCCCTTTGGAACGTAGCAAACAAAATTGAGCCATGGGAGCCTAAGTCCCAGTCAGTGCCAGTACTGTGGCGTTACCAAGACCTGCGCGAATACGTACTACGCTCCGTAGACTTGGTCACCCCAGAGCAAGCAGGTCGCCGGGTTATTTATTTAAATAACCCAGGTCGACAAGATGTGTCGGCTTCAGTGGGTTGGCTGTATTCTGGTTTACAGGTGATGCACCCAGGCGAAGCGGCCTCTGCCCACTCCCACTCCTCCTCTGCCTTGCGTTTCATCATGGAAGGCTCTGGCGCTTATACCGTCGTAGATGGTCACAAAATGACCTTAGGTGCTAACGACTTTGTGCTAACACCAAATGGTGCTTGGCATGAGCACGGCGTTAGCTCCGAGGGCACCACATGTATTTGGCAAGACGGCTTGGACATTCCTTTTGTCAATGCCATGGAAGCCGGTTTTTACGCGGTTCACCCTGACTTATCTCAGGCAGTGACATTCCCCGTGAATGACGCCACACATATCTGGGGTAACCCTGGATTAAAACCGGTACTACATGACTGGCAAAAACCGTACTCCCCCTTGCTGAAATACGAGTGGGAACCGACCTACGAAGCCTTGTCTCGCTATGCCAAAGTCACTGATGGCAGCCCTTTTGATGGCATCATCATGGATTACACCAATCCGCTCACTGGCGGCCCCGTGATGGCAACCATGGGTGCTAGCATGCAAATGCTGCGCCCCGGTGAACACACCAAAGCGCATCGTCACACCGGTAGCATTATGTACCAAGTGGCAAAAGGTCATGGTTACTCCATCATCAATGGCAAACGTTTTGATTGGCGCGAGCGCGATATCTTCTGCGTACCCTCTTGGATGTTCCACGAACACGTCAATGGGTCCAGCAGCGATGATGCGTGCTTGTTCTCTTTCCACGACTTACCCGTTATGCGTGCACTAAACCTCTACTACGAGGAAGCGCTTGCAGAAAACGGTGGTCACCAAATAGTTACTGAATAATTGAATCCGGTACGTTGCCCTATCAACGTACCCCGCTTCTTTCGGAGATAAAAAATGCGTCTTGTTACTTACCGCAGCGAAGTTGCTGCCGCTGCCCGCCTAGGTGCTATTGTTGGCGATCTAGTTGTTGATTTATTTGAGCTAGGCCTAGCCACTGGTCAGCCGCTACCTGACAACATGCTCGATTTTATCGACATGGGTCCTTCCGCTGTAGCTGCTACAACCCGTCTACTTGAGGAGTGTGCCGACGACCTACCTTTAGGTGTTGCCGTTCCTTTGGCTAACGTCAAACTATTGGCTCCTATCCCACGCCCACGCAAAAACATTTTCGGTATTGGTTTGAACTACGTAGAGCACGTAGCTGAATCCAGCCGTACCTTGGATACTTCCGCAGACCTACCTAAAGAGCCTGTGATTTTCTCCAAGCCGCCTACCACTGTGATTGGCCCTGATGATGCCATTGAGCACAACAAAAACATCACTCAGCAAATGGACTGGGAAGTTGAGCTTGCTGTCATCATGGGCACTCGTGCTAAACGCGTTAGCAAAGAAGACGCCTTAAAATACGTATTTGGCTACAGCGTTATGATTGACGTTAGCGCACGTGATTGTCGTCGTGCTGGTCAGTGGATTTACTCCAAAGGCCAAGACACTTACGCCCCTTTCGGTCCAGTTATCGTGACTGCGGACGAGCTACCAGATCCACACAACTTGGATCTAAGCCTAACGCTAAACGGCGTGACCAAACAAAGCTCCAACACCAAACACATGCTCTTTAATGTCAATGATCTAATTGCTGACATCAGTGCTGGTATTACACTAGAACCCGGTGACATCATTGCTTCTGGTACACCTGAAGGTGTAGGTGCAGGCCGTGATCCACAAGAATGGATGTGGCCAGGTGATGTTGTTGAAGCTGTTGTTGAAGGTATTGGTTCGCTACGCCACTCCATCGTGGACGTAACACCTAAAAACTAAGGAGAACATGCATGCTTGAATTGCCAAAATTCAAGGCTGCAGCTGTTCAGACCGCGCCGGTGTTTTTAAACACCGACGCGACCGTTGATAAAGCTTGCCGCCTGATTCACGAAGCCGCCGATAATGGTGCCCAACTTGTGGCTTTCCCCGAGGTATTCATCTCAGCCTATCCGTACTGGAGCTGGGTCATGAACCCCGTAGAGGCCAGCCCTTGGTTCGAGAAGCTCGTCATGTCAGCTATCGAAGTCCCCGGCCCAGAAATTCAGAAGATCGCTCAGGTGGCTCGTCAACGCGAAGTTAACGTAGTGATTGGTGTTAACGAACGTAACCCCAATAGCTTCGCTACGATCTACAACACGCTCGTTACCATCAACCACGAAGGCCGTATCATTGGTCGTCACCGTAAGCTCGTGCCTACTTGGGCAGAGAAACTGACGTGGTCTCCTGGTGATGCTTCTTCTATGCGTGTACATAAAACAAACATTGGCCCGCTGGGTTCTTTGGCATGTGGTGAAAACACTAACACCTTAGCGCGTTTCAGCTTGCTTGCTCAGGGTGAGATGATCCATACCGCTAACTACATTGCCCTACCGGTCGCACCCAAAGACTACGACATGGCAGAAGCCATTCGTCTACGCGCCGCCGCACATTGTTTTGAAGGTAAGGTCTTTACTGTCATCTCTTGCTCTACCGTTTCCGAAGAAATCGTAGACCTGATGAGTGCTTCACATCCCGAAGCCCGCGAATTACTTGCCCGTAAAAACAGTGCATTCTCTGGCATCATCGGCCCTGATGGTCGCACCGTAGGCGACCCACTAATTGATGACGAAGGCATTGCTTATGGTGATATTGACTTATCCCGCTGCATTCAGCCTCGCCAAATGCATGACATTACGGGTCACTACAACCGTTTTGATGTATTCAATCTGCAAGTGAACCGTCGTGCTCTAAGCGCAGCTACCTTTGTGAACGACAATTTCAATGTCGATGAGCTCAATCCTGAGCCCACAGAGTTTGAGCCTCGCGATAACTAATATCGCCTGTAGGGCATACAGCGTATGCCCTACCAAAACCATACAAAATACAAAAAATGGAGACTACCATGAGCAACGCCCTCGACCTAATGATTCAAGCTTTAAACGATAAAAGCGTAAAGGTCATTGATTTAACACACACCCTAAACGAAGAGTTCCCTTCTTTGCAATTGCCTGATCAGTTTGGTCAAACCGCCGGCTTTAGCAAACAGCGCATCAGTAAATACGACGATAAAGGTCCTGGCTGGTACTGGAACAACTTCACCTGTGGTGAGCACACTGGCACCCACTTTGATGCACCTGCCCACTGGGTATCCGGCAGCGAGCACACTAACGCCACCGTTGATACCGTGCCTGTAGAAAACTTCATTCGCCCTGCCGTAGTGATTGATGCCAGCGCCGAAGTCGCCAAAGACGACAACTGGATTTTGACACCCGAATACCTAGAAGCTTGGGAAGAAAAACACGGTCGCATTCCAGCTAAATCCTGGGTGTTTTTCCGCACTGACTGGTCCAAACGTCTAGAGGAAAAAGGCCCTGAAGCCTACGTCAACATGCACGAAGACGGCCCTCACACTCCTGGCCCATCGAAAGAAGCCGTCGAGTGGATGATCGAACGTGATGTGATCGGTTTTGGTGTAGAAACCATCAACACTGACGCTGGTAAATCCATGTCTTGGGATCTACCTTTGCCTTGTCACACACTCATGCACGGTGCAAACCGCTACGGTCTACAGTGTATGCGCAACCTTGATCAGTTGCCTCCTACTGGTGCATTGATTATCTCTGCCCCACTAAAAATCGAAGATGGCTCTGGTAGCCCATTACGTGTTTTAGCTATCGTAAACAGCTAATTCCAAACCTTCGATCATCAAGCCCCTTTAGCCATAAAGGGGCTTTTTTTTCGTCTAATGGTTTTCCATTATATTCTTGAGAATATATTGA
This Paenalcaligenes faecalis DNA region includes the following protein-coding sequences:
- a CDS encoding indolepyruvate oxidoreductase subunit beta family protein, producing MQVKPIKIAILAMGGEGGGVLANWIVALGENNDYVAQTTSIAGVAQRTGATIYYVELFPKSQMKDGKVPVLALMPTPGDVDVVMASELMEAGRAVQRGFVTPERTTLITSTHRVYSIAEKTAMGDGRVDSEALIEHTRAAAKQYIHFDMAQAAEDSGSVISAVLFGALSASGVLPFSREQFEQTIERGGVGVKPSLRAFSNAYARVGNDGAADEQTDAKTIDVASVQPKNPKVAALVDRVRNEFAADAQSIILEGVRRLIDFQDLDYAQLYIDRLAKVQRQAHADDTALIRETGRFLALWMSFEDAIRVAELKTRSSRFERVQNEVRLDEGQILTINEYMHPRVEEISEILPCKKLGRWLLKPSSLGHKTLSKFTTEGRVIRTSSLRGFMLLNTLGGLKRWRRKTLRYEVEQERIEKWLDRIAANASAHPALALEIARAQRLVKGYGDTHLRGLKNFHTVMDALDRNANRVSPHILQTMRDAALADEHGKELEKVLKQHALA
- a CDS encoding MarR family winged helix-turn-helix transcriptional regulator gives rise to the protein MKQDAATLDEVLEQNQDSGYEGRLSPKDPASLRLWLRLMTCTKQIEDEIRRRLRANFDISLARFDYMAQLYRYPTGLKMGELSRYLMVTGGNVTGLTDELSREGLVSRESSPTDRRAWLLRLTPKGKSTFELMAKQHNQWVAELFEGLDHDTIELVHQHLGQLRVHLLTLIK
- a CDS encoding acyl-CoA thioesterase, yielding MGSKLYTSEHRIRFSECDPAGIVFYPQYFVLFNDLLEQWIDSMLPEGFSGLIAHNKVGMPTVNLQADFRSISKMGDDVVLSLGVKKIGSRSLQLRLQCVGKDDVLRMEVQQVIVTTSLVTHQAIEIPEYLRTPMQDYLLADEEITA
- a CDS encoding bifunctional salicylyl-CoA 5-hydroxylase/oxidoreductase, translating into MKIVCIGGGPAGLYFGLLMKLQNPENDIVIVERNRPYDTFGWGVVFSDATMENLRAADPVSAQTIGDAFNHWDDIETHYKGRAIRSKGHGFIGIGRKKLLNILQARCEEVGVELVFETIVEDEVEIARKYNADLVIASDGINSRIRNKYPESFKPDIDERNCRFVWLGTKKVFDAFNFIFVENEHGWFQAHAYRFEDGLSTFIVETPNETWEKAGIENMSQEEGIKYCEELFAPYLDGNELISNASHLRGSAIWIRFPRVICNEWVHWENVDGKKTPFVLMGDAAHTAHFSIGSGTKLALEDAISLAEHLQNDASLEEALEQYGKVRGVGVLRIQNAARNSTEWFENVARYANMAPEQFTYSMLTRSQRISHENLRLRDAEGIEQFERWFANDAGMNLAANQTPPPPMFTPYNLRDMTLKNRIVFAPTLTYSATDGMTNSFHQTHYGARALGGAALVMAEMTAVTADGRVTPGCTGLWNDDQTAAWAQVVKTVQDSGAQMGIQLGHAGRRGSKQVGWEKANKPLASGNWDLISASALAYDADSATPAEMSRAQMDQIRDAFVAATQRADAAGFDCIELQAAQGYLLSSFISPLTNQRNDEFGGSLSNRMKYPLEVFNAMRAVWPENKPMMVRISATDWADGGTTVDEAVEISRLFKAAGADLVDVSSGEVVADQQPIYGRMYQTPFADRIRNEAGIATMAIGSIMEADHANSIIAAGRADLCGLSRGFLANPNWPLHEAAKLGYHDITWPKQYRWGQDWLERNENRPVLKG
- a CDS encoding cupin domain-containing protein; the protein is MSDERYDSYNEDVIGRANVAATPELIKYYKDLEQFEAGALWNVANKIEPWEPKSQSVPVLWRYQDLREYVLRSVDLVTPEQAGRRVIYLNNPGRQDVSASVGWLYSGLQVMHPGEAASAHSHSSSALRFIMEGSGAYTVVDGHKMTLGANDFVLTPNGAWHEHGVSSEGTTCIWQDGLDIPFVNAMEAGFYAVHPDLSQAVTFPVNDATHIWGNPGLKPVLHDWQKPYSPLLKYEWEPTYEALSRYAKVTDGSPFDGIIMDYTNPLTGGPVMATMGASMQMLRPGEHTKAHRHTGSIMYQVAKGHGYSIINGKRFDWRERDIFCVPSWMFHEHVNGSSSDDACLFSFHDLPVMRALNLYYEEALAENGGHQIVTE
- a CDS encoding fumarylacetoacetate hydrolase family protein translates to MRLVTYRSEVAAAARLGAIVGDLVVDLFELGLATGQPLPDNMLDFIDMGPSAVAATTRLLEECADDLPLGVAVPLANVKLLAPIPRPRKNIFGIGLNYVEHVAESSRTLDTSADLPKEPVIFSKPPTTVIGPDDAIEHNKNITQQMDWEVELAVIMGTRAKRVSKEDALKYVFGYSVMIDVSARDCRRAGQWIYSKGQDTYAPFGPVIVTADELPDPHNLDLSLTLNGVTKQSSNTKHMLFNVNDLIADISAGITLEPGDIIASGTPEGVGAGRDPQEWMWPGDVVEAVVEGIGSLRHSIVDVTPKN
- a CDS encoding carbon-nitrogen hydrolase family protein, yielding MLELPKFKAAAVQTAPVFLNTDATVDKACRLIHEAADNGAQLVAFPEVFISAYPYWSWVMNPVEASPWFEKLVMSAIEVPGPEIQKIAQVARQREVNVVIGVNERNPNSFATIYNTLVTINHEGRIIGRHRKLVPTWAEKLTWSPGDASSMRVHKTNIGPLGSLACGENTNTLARFSLLAQGEMIHTANYIALPVAPKDYDMAEAIRLRAAAHCFEGKVFTVISCSTVSEEIVDLMSASHPEARELLARKNSAFSGIIGPDGRTVGDPLIDDEGIAYGDIDLSRCIQPRQMHDITGHYNRFDVFNLQVNRRALSAATFVNDNFNVDELNPEPTEFEPRDN
- a CDS encoding cyclase family protein → MSNALDLMIQALNDKSVKVIDLTHTLNEEFPSLQLPDQFGQTAGFSKQRISKYDDKGPGWYWNNFTCGEHTGTHFDAPAHWVSGSEHTNATVDTVPVENFIRPAVVIDASAEVAKDDNWILTPEYLEAWEEKHGRIPAKSWVFFRTDWSKRLEEKGPEAYVNMHEDGPHTPGPSKEAVEWMIERDVIGFGVETINTDAGKSMSWDLPLPCHTLMHGANRYGLQCMRNLDQLPPTGALIISAPLKIEDGSGSPLRVLAIVNS